In Fimbriimonadia bacterium, the following are encoded in one genomic region:
- a CDS encoding PQQ-binding-like beta-propeller repeat protein yields MKALACILLSLTVPLALGQVWPQPDEWPMLTGDASGSCYTRVPPIGVTSQVWRTNLSSIRTEMITWRQAVAAHGRLYLKSKDTVAALDATSGMILWSRPLAANEIAAAGKGVVMALSDSGLIALDGRTGERLWDVTVPETTPTPRLIPGYDFALVVGSGDGGHVARFFDTKNGETLSWNSALRIRATGQWSLFNHPSAIPASGSSVVCFSNREPQVVFLPTSTSKQPGALACSKNLVVAGWADTSTTMVPMGDELATQTWSVEEDGSLVSRWVKTGKAPTEWGRADKLCIASPSFAVGYSADTGQMFAFNPTTGAEHWKGKKGWPLLAMVAGGQRVYAAFQIPSKTGGGPMGTQLQVLDLATGETLLRHDLPALSVNALVPAYRKLYVLGHHNPAALKPDVPPAAIPVVVCLGNP; encoded by the coding sequence ATGAAAGCCCTTGCCTGCATCCTCTTATCGCTGACCGTTCCGCTGGCTCTCGGCCAGGTGTGGCCGCAGCCGGACGAGTGGCCGATGCTCACCGGCGACGCATCCGGCTCATGCTACACCCGCGTGCCGCCGATTGGCGTAACCAGCCAAGTGTGGCGGACCAACCTCAGCTCCATCCGTACCGAGATGATCACCTGGCGGCAAGCCGTCGCAGCGCACGGCAGGCTGTACCTGAAGTCAAAGGACACCGTGGCGGCTTTGGACGCGACGAGTGGGATGATTCTCTGGAGCCGGCCGCTCGCCGCGAACGAGATCGCCGCGGCAGGCAAAGGCGTAGTTATGGCGCTGTCCGACTCCGGGCTGATAGCGTTGGACGGTCGCACTGGCGAGAGGCTATGGGACGTCACGGTGCCCGAGACCACCCCAACCCCTCGCCTGATCCCTGGCTACGATTTCGCCCTCGTCGTCGGCAGTGGCGACGGCGGACACGTCGCGCGGTTCTTCGACACGAAGAACGGTGAGACGCTTTCTTGGAACTCGGCGTTGCGGATCCGGGCCACGGGGCAGTGGTCGCTGTTCAACCACCCCTCAGCTATCCCAGCCTCCGGCTCTTCGGTAGTCTGCTTCAGCAACCGAGAACCCCAGGTGGTGTTCCTCCCGACCAGCACCTCGAAGCAGCCGGGAGCACTCGCCTGCAGCAAGAACCTGGTGGTCGCCGGTTGGGCCGATACCTCGACCACCATGGTCCCGATGGGTGACGAGCTCGCCACCCAAACTTGGAGCGTGGAGGAGGACGGCAGCCTCGTTTCTCGCTGGGTGAAGACAGGCAAGGCTCCCACTGAGTGGGGCAGGGCGGACAAACTGTGTATTGCCAGCCCGTCGTTCGCGGTGGGCTATTCTGCGGATACAGGACAGATGTTCGCGTTCAACCCGACGACGGGTGCCGAGCACTGGAAGGGCAAGAAGGGCTGGCCGCTCCTTGCGATGGTGGCGGGAGGGCAGCGGGTGTACGCCGCGTTTCAGATCCCTTCCAAGACAGGGGGTGGCCCCATGGGTACTCAACTCCAAGTCTTGGACCTGGCCACGGGGGAGACACTACTACGACACGACCTACCGGCTCTCAGCGTCAACGCGCTGGTTCCGGCTTACCGGAAGCTGTACGTGTTGGGGCACCACAATCCTGCCGCTCTCAAGCCCGATGTGCCGCCGGCTGCCATACCGGTAGTCGTCTGTCTCGGCAATCCGTAG
- a CDS encoding carbohydrate binding family 9 domain-containing protein: MLGSCREPASPPPRSMVAGPCMMVVLLLCAAPIAWGSALPQDATRNRTVPAVRVEVPPVIDGILDDPCWATLPEVSGFTDESLGTPVADDTSVRIGYDDRAIYVAFRCVDSRPDQIVARERKRGVRFRGEDRVRIYINPFNNKRWEDESMLDVNPLGTQFARFAGGRAGKLEWEGVWQSAAKIDESGWTVEVAVPWVNFARPPADGKPRNLGINFERYQARTQTRSYWSNLGPQSKVEYSGEWVGVVLPPENGAQRLSLLAYAFGGVSEGDVVRQAGVDARFRFTPQQTGVVSLNPDFSDVEAAVTSVDFSYSEVIADESRPFFLEGAAYYRTADYRTNSFYPIRVPAFDFGAKFYGKTNGADIGLLATHSVGGRTDAVVNLVSRASPFDSYGLQVVGLEGDGQRNLVVQSTARIRRGDWSFSGAYAVSEDLTGSGENARVGVFWVPERWFLGASYALTSPGYLPRNGYVPFTDERGVSFSVGYNGDWRSGPIRSIEWSLDANRFERYDGSLFRQGVTSSVELRTNSLSLYSSLLASRFQENDDLVASVGFGYPALDRFRNVGLGIRTGRLAGLDYFAITPSARWQFGGRLNVSLSSEWVRIGGTRRQDVLGIAYDFAPDRAIGGRLVRRDSAVNWYLSYRKSGYGGLEMFVILGDPNAKQFTERLVLKVVQEF; this comes from the coding sequence ATGCTCGGCTCGTGCCGTGAGCCGGCCTCACCCCCGCCACGCAGCATGGTGGCCGGTCCCTGCATGATGGTAGTCCTCTTGCTGTGTGCTGCGCCCATAGCTTGGGGCTCCGCACTCCCACAGGATGCCACTCGCAATCGCACGGTGCCCGCTGTCCGCGTCGAAGTCCCACCCGTGATCGACGGTATCCTCGACGACCCCTGTTGGGCCACACTCCCCGAGGTCTCAGGGTTCACTGACGAATCGCTCGGGACCCCGGTGGCGGACGACACCAGCGTACGCATCGGTTACGACGACAGGGCCATCTACGTGGCGTTTCGATGTGTGGACAGCCGCCCGGACCAGATCGTCGCACGTGAACGCAAACGGGGCGTTCGATTCCGGGGCGAAGACCGGGTTCGTATCTACATCAACCCGTTCAACAACAAGCGTTGGGAAGACGAGAGCATGCTGGACGTCAACCCCCTTGGCACTCAGTTCGCGCGCTTCGCGGGAGGGCGGGCCGGCAAGCTGGAGTGGGAAGGCGTTTGGCAGAGCGCAGCCAAGATTGACGAGAGCGGATGGACCGTAGAGGTAGCTGTGCCCTGGGTCAACTTCGCACGCCCCCCAGCCGACGGAAAGCCCCGCAACCTGGGCATCAACTTCGAGCGCTATCAGGCGCGCACCCAGACCCGGTCGTATTGGAGTAACCTCGGCCCGCAGTCCAAGGTCGAGTACTCGGGAGAGTGGGTAGGGGTCGTACTACCCCCGGAGAACGGGGCCCAGCGTCTCTCGCTGCTTGCATACGCTTTCGGCGGTGTTTCGGAGGGCGACGTCGTCAGACAAGCGGGTGTGGATGCGCGCTTCCGGTTCACCCCCCAGCAAACCGGGGTGGTCTCCCTCAATCCCGACTTTTCCGATGTGGAGGCTGCGGTCACCAGCGTGGACTTCTCCTATTCCGAAGTGATCGCCGATGAAAGCCGACCGTTCTTTCTCGAGGGGGCCGCCTACTACCGCACCGCCGACTACCGGACCAACTCCTTCTATCCGATCCGCGTTCCGGCATTCGACTTCGGTGCCAAGTTCTACGGCAAGACCAACGGAGCAGACATCGGTCTCCTGGCCACGCACAGCGTCGGCGGCAGGACCGATGCCGTTGTCAACCTCGTGAGCCGGGCCAGCCCGTTCGACTCTTATGGCTTGCAGGTCGTAGGGCTCGAAGGTGACGGCCAACGCAATCTCGTGGTTCAGAGCACCGCAAGGATCCGGCGAGGAGATTGGAGTTTCAGTGGCGCCTATGCCGTCTCGGAGGACCTCACCGGGTCCGGTGAGAATGCGCGAGTCGGTGTCTTCTGGGTGCCCGAGCGCTGGTTCCTGGGCGCCAGTTATGCGTTGACCAGCCCTGGGTACTTGCCGCGGAACGGCTACGTGCCCTTCACGGACGAGCGAGGTGTTAGTTTCAGCGTGGGCTACAACGGGGACTGGCGGAGCGGTCCCATCCGCTCGATCGAGTGGTCGCTCGATGCCAATCGCTTCGAGCGGTACGATGGTAGCTTGTTCCGGCAGGGTGTCACTTCGTCGGTCGAGTTGCGGACGAACAGCCTCTCGCTCTACTCCTCGCTGCTCGCAAGCCGGTTCCAGGAGAACGATGATCTCGTCGCGTCGGTCGGCTTCGGCTATCCCGCGCTGGATCGGTTTCGAAACGTCGGTCTCGGCATCCGAACGGGGCGCCTCGCGGGGCTAGACTACTTTGCCATTACACCCTCCGCTAGGTGGCAGTTCGGAGGAAGGCTGAACGTCAGTCTGTCCAGTGAGTGGGTGCGAATCGGTGGCACCAGACGGCAAGATGTGCTAGGTATCGCCTACGACTTTGCACCCGACCGAGCGATTGGTGGCCGGTTAGTTCGCCGCGACAGCGCGGTGAACTGGTACCTCAGCTACCGCAAGTCGGGCTATGGCGGCCTAGAAATGTTCGTGATCTTGGGCGACCCCAACGCAAAGCAGTTCACGGAGCGTCTGGTCTTAAAAGTGGTGCAGGAGTTCTGA